The following are encoded together in the Mesoterricola sediminis genome:
- a CDS encoding YceH family protein produces MTDAALTIPEQRVLGCLLEKELSTPDAYPLTLNALVNACNQLTNRDPVLALDEAAVLEALEGLKDRQAAWLVGGAGSRVPKYAQRLAEARNLSVQECAILAELLLRGPQTPGELRARCARMYPFPDLAEVEAVLALMLEAEAPLVARLPRQPGTKETRFGHLLGDPLPAEAPAPPQPRGRLEEEVAVLRAELAALRAEFEAFRRQFE; encoded by the coding sequence GGAGAAGGAGCTCAGCACCCCCGACGCCTACCCCCTCACCCTGAACGCCCTCGTCAACGCCTGCAACCAGCTCACCAACCGGGATCCCGTCCTGGCCCTGGACGAGGCCGCCGTCCTGGAGGCCCTGGAGGGGCTGAAGGACCGTCAAGCGGCCTGGTTGGTGGGAGGCGCCGGCAGCCGCGTCCCCAAGTACGCCCAGCGCCTCGCCGAGGCCCGGAACCTGTCGGTGCAGGAGTGCGCCATCCTCGCCGAACTCCTCCTGCGGGGCCCCCAGACCCCGGGTGAGCTGCGGGCCCGGTGCGCCCGCATGTACCCCTTCCCCGACCTGGCCGAAGTGGAGGCCGTGCTGGCCCTCATGCTGGAGGCGGAGGCCCCCCTCGTGGCGCGCCTGCCCCGGCAGCCCGGCACCAAGGAGACCCGCTTCGGCCACCTCCTGGGGGACCCCCTGCCGGCCGAAGCCCCGGCCCCGCCCCAGCCCCGGGGCCGCCTGGAGGAGGAGGTCGCCGTCCTCCGCGCCGAGCTGGCCGCGCTCCGCGCCGAGTTCGAGGCCTTCCGCCGGCAGTTCGAGTAG
- a CDS encoding OsmC family protein, with the protein MIKHEVEISWSRGDAPFTDAKYSRAHRWVFDGGAVVMATSSPSVVPLPYSDPVFVDPEEALVAAASSCHMLWFLSIAAGRGFTVDSYEDRAVGYMGRNGEGRIAMVRIALHPCIRFAGEGPDEAQVQEMHEASHDCCMIANSLRTEVKVEAPFKRP; encoded by the coding sequence GTGATCAAGCACGAGGTCGAGATCAGCTGGAGCCGGGGGGACGCGCCGTTCACGGACGCCAAGTACAGCCGCGCCCACCGGTGGGTCTTCGACGGCGGGGCCGTCGTGATGGCCACCTCCTCCCCGTCCGTGGTGCCCCTCCCGTACTCGGACCCGGTGTTCGTGGATCCGGAGGAGGCCCTGGTGGCCGCGGCCTCCAGCTGCCACATGCTCTGGTTCCTCTCCATCGCCGCCGGCCGCGGGTTCACGGTGGACAGCTACGAGGACCGGGCCGTGGGCTACATGGGCCGGAACGGGGAAGGGCGCATCGCCATGGTCCGCATCGCCCTCCACCCCTGCATCCGCTTCGCCGGGGAGGGGCCGGACGAGGCCCAGGTGCAGGAAATGCACGAGGCCTCCCACGACTGCTGCATGATCGCCAACTCCCTCCGCACGGAGGTCAAGGTGGAGGCGCCCTTCAAGCGACCTTGA